From the Pocillopora verrucosa isolate sample1 chromosome 11, ASM3666991v2, whole genome shotgun sequence genome, the window GATGGTGCGACACCAGAATATACAAACTGGGCGGCTGAACAACCCAATGATGAGGATGACGAACAAGACTGCGTCGAGATTGTGAATGGTGTTTTCTGGCCCGGAGGTTTGCCACAAATTGGACTTTGGAATGATTTCCAGTGTAAAAAGGCGTTGATGTTTATATGTGAAAAGGCGGAGTAACTGATAAATGCTTGTGTTCAAGGTACGATTTTATTCTTGAAGGACTTTATCGATGTAACGCTACATGATTCGAACGTATGCCTACGTCGCGTCTGTGTTTCTCACGTTACACAGACATCATTATTTGTAACCGAAGTTAAAGTGAATCTGTCCTCGTACACGCTAACCTTGAAACCCAACAGTCTGTAAGCTTTATTGCTATCGGCTTGGCTATTGTCATCATCGTTATTAACTTCATTATGGCGATTTTAATCGCGAATTATATGTATTTCAGCCACTTGATTAATTCGTTCCCCAAACCTCTGTTACAGGCCATGGCTGTGCCAGGTCTAAGGATGTTATTTACGTCACTTTGATTGAGAACTGTAAGAGTTTGCTTTCCTATCATAAATTAAAGTATTGACCAGAATGCCTCAAATGATTTTTTCTTCAACAGTGGGAATCTGAGGAAGAAAAAGCCGCACAACttcgaaaattaaattaaagcaaaactgAGAACTATATAATCAAAAAGAAACGGAATTTCAGGAAATCATTCCATTAGTCCCTATAGGAATCATATATATGAtgattattttatcaaaatgattttttttcttttcccggACGTTGCTCGAAATGCATCTTCATCCTCAAATCTGTTAAAAATTACCGATAAAATTGTCAAACGACTACAAGGGAATATTAACGTGGTGAGAGTTTAAAATCAAGGCTTCAGTTAGCCGACCCTCCGTTTCAGGTGGTAAGCTGTTAACATCCTGCATGTAAGAACTTTCTCAAATCTTTGATGTTCAATGTTAAGCGCCCATAATAAAGGGAAACAGAACAATGCAATTTACATGGCGATGAAATCGATTCTTATTGCATTTATCTGACTGCTGACCGCTGATGCAGCATTGCTGTTCCAAATGGTCGTCTCAGTTTCTTGTCTGAACAGGTGGTCTTACGAAAGGTGCGAAAATTTTTAATAGAATCAGAGAAGGTTgggttttccttttgttcaGAGATCTGGTGGCTCGATTCATGACATAGTCGAATCAATGTCTGTAAGACCAAAAGAAATCGTTCCATGTTATGCCTGGCTCCATTTATAATTCTGCTTTCACGAGAGATCGTGGCCATTAACTCCCGAAAAGAAAAGTGCTGTTTTCGAGGAGGTAAGTGTGCTGCATAGAGTTACATTCAAACACATGAAATGAGGTGTCGTAGTATTTCAAATTACCAGCTTGTTTTTACCTTATTGTGTGGGTGTTACAATATTATATTCTTTTAAAtcagttgcttttttttctttttttcttctttatagAGTTTTGAGAAATAGTTGCGTCTATCTAAGCGATATTTTGAATGTTAAAGACTTTGGGAAAAAAGGCCGGGTCTTTGGTATTATTAAGAAGttaaaaagagaaagaataCGAGCGTGCGTCTCTTTTTTTTGGTAGCAGGTAATTAGGCAAGACCTCTCTACCGAGAGTATTCCAACTTGCTCTCAAAGTGAACATGCAGCTATGTGGCTGAAATGAAGCATTTACTTAATCGAACACTTTTAATCATTTCATGTAGTTAGGTTTTTAGAGTATCATAGCCGTTTAAATCCTGTGTCCTtttagaagtaaaaaaaaggatttagTTTCAACATTGAAGAGTCTTACGGTTCTAAATAACGTTTAGTGCTTGGCAGTGATATTTCGATCCCCAACGTGCCTTTGTAccagagaaaacttttttctttatagaAGAGAACTCTAAAAGATGACGGACAAGCTCGAATATTTTGAGAAGACATCGATGTTTACTTGACCCTGATTAAGGGTGACCGActtgaaatacagaaaaatactGTTAAAATTTAATGCATAATTGCAAAGTGACTAAAAATTGCATGCCTATATAATTTATCACTTAACTGTTTGATTAAAGATAATTAGGAACGGGAAGGTTGCTCCGTGGCCTTAAATTCTACCTTTTTCTTCGTCCTCGAGATTTTATTATCCATGACTACTTCGGCTGCAACTGAAATTCCAATttggtggggggagggggggaacaACACAACAATTGCTCTTGAGATTCCTTCAAAAGTGGATCTTATCTTATCGGAAAAATATCCTGTTTACAAGTACTTTACGACACGGGGAAAATTAGAACATCTGAATTTGCTTCTTTTGTAGGATTGTTCAAGGATGAGGTTGGATGGAATCATTATGGCATTACTTGTCACTCACTGTGTTGCAGGTAAGCGTTAAATTCACGGTAAACGGCAAGAAAGCCAAGTCAGTGGTAGCACAGTCACTTGGAAATCTTTTTGGCTTATTTAgttgtgtatttgtttgttttctctttgaagaaTGCGAAGAAGGATGGGAAACACCCGGGGAGAATTCTAATTGCTACAAACTGTTTACGGAGAAGAAAACATGGGATGCTGCAAACGATGACTGCCGAAACATAAGCTCTCACTTGGTCAAGGTAGATTCTGAGGAAGAAAACACTTTTGTGCTGAGGACATTCCTACAAATCCCCAAAGGCGAGGTAAATCGAGAGGCATGGATTGGACTCACGGATAAACTCgaggaaggagaatttgtctggACAGATGGAACACCAGCAGAGTATACAAACTGGGCCGATGAACAACCAAATGATGAGGATAATGAACAGGACTGCGGTGAAATCGCCAATGGAGTCTTCTGGCCCGACGGTCCACCGCAAATTGGAGTTTGGAACGATTTTCAGTGTGATGAAAATCTCATGTACATTTGTGAAAAggaaccttaaaaaaataaatctaattATTCTCTTTATCATAACTAATGGCTCAGCTCtcaaattctttgaatttttttttaaaggggaGTGGGTTTGGAATACGTCAAAGACGTCCAGTCCTCAATGTGCTCACAATGGACTGATCATAATTCATAAACTGGGGGTTGGATCAAGGAAATTTTGGTTAGGTCACGATAAAGACTTAACCGCCGAACCCAACAAggctctcccccccccccccttcctcatgccccctttatactctgttgacaacgactgatcccctccGTTGCCCCCGAAAATCATGAAGTTTTCGAAATCTATTCATATATCGTTACATTCCTGTCAAAGTATCATTAATGATCTCTTAGCTGAGAATTCTCAAGTAGTAAAGATGCGTCATATATGGAGCACATCAAGTAAAATTGCTAATAATAACTCTTTATTGTATTATTCATGACGTTCGGATAAATAAGCTTCTAATACGCCGTAgtcgaaaaaaaaggaaaccagaTATGCCTTACATCTCATACAATACGTAAAAAGTCCAACACATACATGTTCCTTGGCATGATAAGATTTGAGCGTGAATGATTTTCGAAATAGCCCAATAGATTTCAATATACTTATTCAAATTACTCGGTCACAACTCGTCGGAACAAATCATTTGTTAGATCTGAGGGGTTAAGCAACGATTTCATGCTAACTAAATATGTGCTTACAGTAATGTCGTCTAATTAAACTTCTTGCAAAGGCACGGAATGCTTTTACTGTAAAGTTATTCAAGCGCATAACATACCAAAGTCCAATAGTCGTTGATCTTCCTTAGGATCAGGAACTTACAATGCAATTTGTATTTTGTGAACGTCGCCCATCCTACAAAAACGCTCAAAACCTATTACAAAAACTCTCTCCTCTAAATTTTCTAGATGTAGACCTCACGTATTTCGTACTCTAAATTACGCAGTGGCAAACCAAATAACCCTCTCGCAAAGATTTccttgttcaattttttaacttgGTCCAAAAATAAAACGGGAAAATGCGAACATACGCTCTATGCGGTCTGAAGAGCAATATAGCAAATCATAAGAGGAAATATCGCCCAGCTTAGCTTGGTGGAAGGGAGTCCGTCGTGCTTCCTACAGCCCTGTGGTCAATTCCTTAAATAAAGTTCAAAAAATAGCTTCAATTTGACGAGCCCTCTCAACCTCAGCCAAGGTTAATCAATATCCGATATGACCATCAGTCCGGTCGAGAGCTCAATACTGTTAAATTGGTTACTGTGTGATATTGCCCTCGCCGTGAACGTTTTTGCGGTCATAGAAATCAATGCCTCGTTGCGTCAAAAATGAAGCACGTACTTAAAAGCTATCGAAAAAATTGAGTAGTGCGGTCAACAATGCCCTATAAAGGACGTGGTATCCTCCCCTAGTTCGCGGTCTATCGTCcgattattaattgatccatgACTTAAGCAGTATTTTAACCGACATAAGTAA encodes:
- the LOC131772842 gene encoding alpha-N-acetylgalactosamine-specific lectin produces the protein MRLDGIIMALLVTHCVAECEEGWETPGENSNCYKLFTEKKTWDAANDDCRNISSHLVKVDSEEENTFVLRTFLQIPKGEVNREAWIGLTDKLEEGEFVWTDGTPAEYTNWADEQPNDEDNEQDCGEIANGVFWPDGPPQIGVWNDFQCDENLMYICEKEP